The following coding sequences lie in one Megalodesulfovibrio gigas DSM 1382 = ATCC 19364 genomic window:
- a CDS encoding ACT domain-containing protein yields the protein MIVLELRVNNHPGVMSHVCGLFARRAFNLEGILVLPDTTDADTAESRMWLMVRDDDQLPQVEKQLAKLHDVLALDRRSPDLFDQLQRQFR from the coding sequence ATGATTGTGCTGGAATTGCGGGTGAACAACCATCCCGGAGTCATGTCCCACGTGTGCGGGCTCTTTGCCCGGCGGGCCTTCAACCTGGAAGGCATCCTGGTCTTGCCCGACACCACCGACGCCGATACGGCCGAAAGCCGCATGTGGCTGATGGTCCGGGATGACGACCAGCTGCCCCAGGTGGAAAAACAGCTGGCCAAACTGCACGATGTGCTTGCCCTGGACCGCCGCAGCCCCGACCTGTTCGACCAGCTACAACGGCAGTTCCGCTAG
- a CDS encoding LOG family protein — MRKNQYLIDNMSMHESWRLFKIMAEIVDGFDTLSELGAAVSIFGSARVQEGDPMYDDTRKLARKLCEAGYAVITGGGPGIMEAGNRGAAEAGGPSVGLNIELPHEQAPNPFQTVRCSFNYFFVRKIMFVKYAMAYVVMPGGVGTLDELFEAAVLSQTKRIKPFPIILYQESFWGGLMGWIRETMCSRGFINEEELEMFTILNTPEEVVQYIKRHVIL; from the coding sequence ATGCGGAAAAATCAGTACCTGATCGACAACATGTCCATGCACGAGTCCTGGCGGCTCTTCAAGATCATGGCCGAGATCGTGGACGGGTTCGACACCTTGAGCGAGCTGGGCGCGGCGGTCTCCATTTTCGGGTCGGCCCGCGTGCAGGAAGGCGACCCCATGTACGACGACACGCGCAAGCTCGCCCGCAAGTTGTGCGAGGCTGGCTATGCCGTGATCACCGGCGGCGGGCCGGGCATCATGGAGGCCGGCAACCGTGGCGCGGCCGAGGCCGGCGGCCCCAGCGTGGGCCTGAACATTGAGCTGCCCCACGAGCAGGCGCCCAATCCTTTCCAGACCGTGCGCTGCAGCTTCAACTATTTCTTCGTGCGCAAGATCATGTTCGTCAAATACGCCATGGCCTACGTGGTCATGCCCGGCGGGGTGGGCACGCTGGACGAACTCTTCGAGGCTGCCGTGCTTTCGCAGACCAAGCGCATCAAGCCGTTTCCCATCATCCTGTACCAGGAATCCTTCTGGGGCGGGCTCATGGGCTGGATTCGGGAGACCATGTGCAGCCGTGGCTTCATCAATGAAGAAGAGCTGGAAATGTTCACCATCCTGAACACGCCGGAAGAAGTGGTGCAGTACATCAAGCGGCACGTGATCCTGTAG
- the gpmI gene encoding 2,3-bisphosphoglycerate-independent phosphoglycerate mutase yields the protein MSAPAISPVLLLILDGCGLAPDGPGNAIALAHTPVLDALVKDAPCAALACSGRAVGLPAGFMGNSEVGHMNLGAGRVVYQDMTRIDIAIEDGSFFTNPVILALMADIKAAGGRLHCMGLLSDGGVHSHSSHLKALLTLAKQQGVPALVHVFLDGRDQPPTSGHGDMLRLQTFLQELGWGEIVTVTGRYWAMDRDKRWDRVERFHRALTLPVSLSGAVAAADPAALVQAAYDAGETDEFVAPHVITGADGQAAGQLRDGDGIFFFNFRADRARQLCRALWDDAFDAYPRPMRPRLAGFATMTRYDASLPLPAAFPPQDLAGVLGEVVASHGLQQLRIAETEKYAHVTYFFSGGREALFDGEERALVPSPREVATYDLKPEMSCPEVTRQLLAALAARKHALIVCNLANMDMVGHTGSIPAAMQAVETVDTCVGQILDAARAHGWRTLLTADHGNAEEMLDAQGNPQTAHSTNPVPLVLILPPGDPLGNGAAPRLADGRLGDVAPTVLALMGLDNAAPGSQMTGESLLRPTSQH from the coding sequence ATGAGCGCTCCCGCCATTTCTCCGGTCCTGCTGCTCATCCTGGATGGCTGCGGCCTGGCGCCGGACGGTCCCGGCAATGCCATCGCCCTGGCGCATACCCCGGTACTGGACGCGCTCGTCAAGGACGCGCCCTGCGCCGCGCTGGCCTGCTCCGGCCGCGCCGTGGGCCTGCCCGCCGGCTTCATGGGCAATTCGGAAGTGGGCCACATGAACCTGGGCGCTGGCCGCGTGGTCTATCAAGACATGACCCGCATCGATATCGCCATTGAGGACGGTTCCTTTTTCACCAATCCCGTGATCCTGGCCCTCATGGCGGACATCAAGGCCGCCGGTGGCCGGCTGCATTGCATGGGCCTGCTTTCCGACGGCGGCGTGCACAGCCACAGCAGCCACCTCAAGGCCCTGCTCACCCTGGCCAAACAGCAAGGCGTGCCGGCCCTGGTGCACGTGTTCCTGGACGGCCGGGACCAGCCCCCCACCAGCGGGCACGGCGACATGCTGCGGCTCCAGACCTTTCTGCAGGAACTGGGCTGGGGCGAGATTGTCACCGTCACCGGCCGGTATTGGGCCATGGACCGCGACAAGCGCTGGGACCGGGTGGAACGCTTCCACCGCGCCCTCACCCTGCCCGTCTCCCTGAGCGGCGCCGTGGCGGCGGCGGATCCTGCCGCCCTGGTCCAGGCAGCCTATGACGCCGGCGAGACCGATGAATTCGTCGCCCCGCATGTCATCACCGGCGCCGATGGTCAGGCCGCCGGGCAGCTCAGGGACGGCGACGGCATCTTCTTCTTCAATTTCCGGGCAGACCGCGCTCGCCAGCTCTGCCGCGCCCTGTGGGACGACGCCTTCGACGCCTACCCCCGCCCCATGCGGCCCCGGCTGGCCGGCTTTGCCACCATGACCCGCTACGACGCCTCCCTGCCCCTGCCGGCGGCCTTCCCTCCGCAGGACCTCGCCGGCGTGCTCGGAGAAGTGGTCGCCAGCCATGGACTGCAGCAACTGCGCATTGCCGAGACGGAAAAATACGCCCATGTGACGTATTTCTTCTCCGGCGGCCGCGAGGCGCTCTTTGACGGCGAAGAGCGCGCCCTGGTGCCCAGCCCGCGCGAGGTGGCCACCTACGATCTCAAACCCGAGATGAGCTGCCCCGAAGTCACGCGCCAACTGCTGGCCGCCCTGGCCGCCCGCAAACATGCGCTCATCGTCTGCAATCTGGCCAATATGGATATGGTGGGCCACACCGGGAGCATCCCCGCGGCCATGCAGGCCGTCGAAACCGTGGACACCTGTGTGGGACAGATTCTGGACGCCGCCCGCGCCCACGGCTGGCGCACCCTGCTGACGGCCGATCACGGCAATGCGGAAGAGATGCTGGACGCCCAAGGCAACCCCCAGACCGCCCACAGCACCAATCCCGTGCCCCTGGTCCTCATCCTGCCGCCAGGGGACCCGCTGGGGAACGGCGCGGCGCCTCGCCTGGCCGATGGCCGCCTGGGCGACGTGGCCCCCACGGTGCTGGCACTCATGGGGCTGGACAACGCAGCACCGGGCAGCCAGATGACCGGCGAATCCCTGCTGCGCCCCACATCGCAACACTAG
- the ilvB gene encoding acetolactate synthase large subunit, with product MDHSQDTTAASGKQLTGAQIIVELLARQGVEVVAGIPGGANLPIYDALAADWQQRRRIRHVLARHEQGAGFMAQGMARVSGRPGVALATSGPGAMNLLTAVADAKLDSIPMVCITGQVPGGCIGSDAFQEVDTYGLSIPITKHNYLVRSVDELLRVLPEAFRIAASGRPGPVLVDVPKDVQTAICTVTDWPEPGQALPPRAPDPQDVFRAAERINAAQRPVLYLGGGVVAAQASHLARSLAERAGIPAAMTLMGLGVLPARHPLALGMLGMHAARSTNLLLEEADLLIALGARFDDRATGKLAAFCPDADLVHVDIDPAELHKLRTAHVGIAADVRLTLEALLPCITPRTRHAWRQRVETCREQCGMRLPGEDDIRRPYGLIRAVAELAGPEAVVVTDVGKHQMWTAQAHPYLAPQRWLTSGGLGTMGFGLPAALGAALAAPQRKVVCFSGDGSLQMNIQELATAAEQQLDVTVVVLDNHSLGLVRQQQQLFYANPGFASEYTIQVDFPAVARAMGVRAWDLAGTDNPHAVLAQALSAPGPALVRMPIGREENVFPMVPPGAANCDMLEEAPHACARQ from the coding sequence ATGGATCACTCACAGGACACCACCGCCGCATCTGGCAAACAGTTGACCGGCGCGCAGATCATCGTGGAATTGCTGGCCAGACAGGGCGTGGAGGTTGTGGCCGGCATTCCCGGCGGCGCCAATCTGCCCATCTATGATGCCCTGGCCGCGGACTGGCAGCAGCGCCGACGCATCCGCCACGTCCTGGCCCGGCACGAACAGGGCGCGGGCTTCATGGCCCAGGGCATGGCCCGCGTCAGCGGCCGGCCCGGCGTGGCCCTGGCCACTTCCGGTCCCGGCGCCATGAACCTGCTCACCGCCGTGGCCGACGCCAAGCTGGATTCCATCCCCATGGTCTGCATCACCGGGCAGGTGCCCGGCGGCTGCATCGGGTCAGACGCCTTCCAGGAGGTGGACACCTACGGCCTGAGCATCCCCATCACCAAGCACAACTATCTGGTGCGCAGCGTGGACGAGCTGCTGCGGGTGCTCCCGGAAGCCTTCCGCATCGCCGCTTCCGGCCGGCCCGGCCCGGTGCTGGTGGATGTGCCCAAGGACGTCCAGACCGCCATCTGCACCGTGACCGACTGGCCCGAACCCGGCCAGGCCCTGCCGCCCCGTGCGCCGGATCCGCAGGATGTCTTCCGCGCTGCCGAACGCATCAACGCCGCACAGCGCCCGGTGCTGTACCTGGGCGGGGGCGTGGTGGCCGCGCAGGCCAGCCACCTGGCCCGGTCCCTGGCCGAGCGCGCCGGCATTCCCGCCGCCATGACCCTTATGGGCCTGGGGGTGCTGCCGGCGCGGCATCCCCTGGCCCTGGGCATGCTGGGCATGCACGCCGCCCGCTCCACGAACCTGCTCCTGGAAGAAGCCGACCTGCTCATTGCCCTGGGCGCCCGATTCGACGACCGCGCCACCGGCAAGCTGGCCGCCTTCTGCCCGGATGCCGATCTGGTCCATGTGGACATCGATCCCGCCGAACTGCACAAGCTGCGCACCGCCCATGTGGGCATCGCCGCGGACGTGCGCCTGACCCTGGAAGCCCTGCTGCCGTGCATCACCCCCCGCACCCGCCACGCCTGGCGGCAGCGGGTGGAGACCTGCCGGGAACAGTGCGGCATGCGTCTGCCCGGGGAAGACGACATCCGCCGGCCCTACGGACTCATCCGCGCCGTGGCCGAGCTGGCCGGCCCCGAGGCGGTGGTGGTCACGGACGTGGGCAAGCATCAGATGTGGACGGCCCAGGCCCACCCGTATCTGGCCCCGCAACGCTGGCTCACCTCCGGCGGCCTTGGGACCATGGGCTTTGGCCTGCCGGCAGCCTTGGGCGCGGCATTGGCGGCCCCGCAGCGCAAGGTGGTCTGCTTTTCCGGGGATGGCAGCCTGCAGATGAATATCCAGGAGCTGGCCACCGCGGCGGAACAGCAACTCGACGTCACCGTGGTGGTGCTGGACAACCATTCCCTGGGGCTGGTGCGTCAGCAGCAGCAACTGTTCTACGCCAACCCGGGCTTTGCCTCGGAATACACCATCCAGGTGGATTTCCCGGCCGTGGCCCGGGCCATGGGCGTGCGCGCCTGGGATCTGGCCGGGACGGACAACCCCCACGCCGTGCTGGCCCAGGCCCTGAGCGCCCCGGGACCGGCCCTGGTGCGCATGCCCATCGGCCGGGAGGAAAACGTCTTCCCCATGGTGCCCCCAGGCGCGGCCAACTGCGACATGCTGGAGGAGGCCCCCCATGCCTGCGCTCGCCAGTAA
- the purU gene encoding formyltetrahydrofolate deformylase, with protein MHESSSARLRITCADRPGIVAAVSNFLYSHGANITSLDQYSTDPEGGVFFMRQEFQTPHLDLTRSALESAFQGVVADRFEMDWNITYSTDKKRMAVLVSGQEHCLLELLWRWSRGELDCDVRMVLSNHPVHREAVEAFGIPYHYIAEAADDRAAAEARMLELLEGQVDVLVLARYMRILTGEFVSRFPESIINIHHSFLPAFPGADPYRQAKDRGVKLIGATAHYVTAELDAGPIIEQDVARVSHRQSVEELRRLGRDIERQVLARAVRLHLEDRIIVHQNKTIVFR; from the coding sequence ATGCACGAATCCAGCAGCGCGCGCTTGCGCATCACCTGTGCGGACCGTCCGGGCATTGTGGCCGCGGTCAGCAATTTTTTGTATTCCCACGGGGCCAACATCACGTCCCTGGACCAGTATTCCACGGATCCCGAAGGCGGCGTGTTCTTCATGCGCCAGGAGTTTCAGACGCCGCATCTGGACCTGACCCGCTCGGCCCTGGAGAGCGCCTTTCAGGGCGTGGTGGCGGACCGGTTTGAGATGGACTGGAACATCACCTACAGCACAGACAAGAAACGCATGGCCGTGCTCGTCTCCGGCCAGGAACATTGCCTGCTGGAACTGCTGTGGCGCTGGTCTCGCGGTGAACTGGACTGCGACGTGCGCATGGTGCTCAGCAACCATCCCGTGCATCGGGAAGCGGTGGAGGCCTTCGGCATTCCGTATCACTACATTGCCGAAGCCGCGGACGACCGCGCCGCAGCCGAAGCCCGCATGCTGGAGCTGCTGGAAGGGCAGGTGGATGTGCTGGTGCTGGCGCGCTACATGCGCATTTTGACCGGGGAATTCGTGTCCCGCTTTCCCGAGTCCATCATCAACATCCATCATTCCTTTCTGCCGGCATTTCCCGGGGCGGATCCGTACCGCCAGGCCAAGGACCGTGGCGTGAAGCTCATCGGCGCGACGGCCCATTATGTGACGGCGGAGCTGGATGCCGGCCCCATCATCGAACAGGACGTCGCCCGCGTGAGTCATCGGCAGAGCGTGGAGGAGTTGCGCCGGCTGGGTCGGGACATCGAACGCCAGGTGCTGGCCCGGGCCGTGCGGCTGCATCTGGAGGATCGTATCATCGTCCACCAGAACAAGACCATCGTGTTCCGCTAG
- the dsr gene encoding desulforedoxin: MANEGDVYKCELCGQVVKVLEEGGGTLVCCGEDMVKQ; encoded by the coding sequence ATGGCGAACGAAGGCGACGTGTACAAGTGTGAACTGTGCGGCCAGGTGGTGAAAGTGCTGGAAGAAGGCGGCGGCACGCTGGTGTGCTGCGGCGAGGATATGGTCAAGCAGTAA
- a CDS encoding amphi-Trp domain-containing protein: MGKNNKVKIDGAMELGQVITYLEDVVKGLKAGAVHVQLGQDSVLLHPSSILSFEMEVSQKKDKEKFSFEMSWKTEDRASEDVRISPSAPTVEIS; the protein is encoded by the coding sequence ATGGGCAAGAACAACAAGGTCAAGATCGACGGAGCCATGGAGCTCGGTCAGGTCATCACGTATCTGGAAGACGTCGTCAAAGGCCTCAAGGCCGGAGCCGTGCACGTGCAACTGGGGCAGGACTCGGTACTGCTGCACCCGTCCTCCATCCTGTCCTTCGAGATGGAAGTCTCCCAGAAAAAGGACAAGGAAAAATTCTCCTTTGAAATGAGCTGGAAGACCGAGGACCGCGCCTCCGAAGACGTGCGCATCTCTCCCAGCGCCCCCACGGTGGAGATTTCGTAG